From the Salinimicrobium tongyeongense genome, one window contains:
- a CDS encoding PstS family phosphate ABC transporter substrate-binding protein — MKRFLLLTAISISLVSCGNNKKEGSKNAISIDGSSTVYPVTEAIAEEYRAEAPDVDVTIGVSGTGGGFQKFGRGEVAITNASRPIKADEKAIAESNNISYVELEVAYDGLAVVVHPENDWVSCFTVEQLKKIWEPAAQGTITRWNQIDPSWPDEEIHLFGPGVASGTFDYFTEAIVGKSGSSRGDYTASEDDNVLVQGVSGDKYGLGFFGLAYYEENSDKLKMVPVDGGEGCVEPSTESVSNGTYAPLSRPLYIYVNSASLENPAVIDFVEFYLDEAPQLLQDVGYIPLTSEEYNREKEKFAAFVKENSAE, encoded by the coding sequence ATGAAAAGATTCCTTTTATTAACTGCAATAAGTATTTCGCTGGTTTCCTGCGGAAACAACAAAAAAGAAGGTTCCAAAAATGCCATTTCCATTGATGGTTCCAGTACGGTTTATCCTGTAACCGAAGCTATTGCTGAAGAATACAGGGCCGAAGCACCTGATGTAGACGTCACAATTGGCGTTTCGGGGACCGGTGGGGGTTTTCAGAAATTCGGAAGGGGAGAAGTAGCTATTACCAACGCTTCCCGCCCTATTAAAGCTGATGAAAAGGCAATAGCTGAATCAAACAACATCTCTTACGTAGAGCTTGAAGTAGCCTACGACGGTCTTGCAGTTGTAGTTCACCCCGAAAATGACTGGGTAAGCTGTTTTACCGTAGAACAGCTAAAGAAAATATGGGAGCCTGCGGCCCAGGGAACTATCACAAGGTGGAACCAGATTGACCCTTCCTGGCCAGATGAGGAAATTCACCTTTTTGGGCCCGGTGTAGCCTCGGGTACTTTCGACTATTTTACTGAAGCTATTGTTGGTAAAAGCGGGAGCAGCAGGGGGGATTATACTGCCAGTGAAGATGACAACGTGCTTGTACAGGGAGTTTCAGGCGATAAATACGGATTAGGTTTCTTCGGACTGGCATATTACGAAGAAAATTCAGATAAGCTCAAAATGGTGCCGGTAGACGGGGGTGAAGGTTGTGTAGAGCCTTCAACAGAAAGCGTGAGTAACGGCACCTATGCTCCTCTTTCCCGCCCGCTGTACATCTATGTGAACAGTGCTTCTCTTGAAAATCCTGCGGTGATCGATTTTGTGGAGTTCTATCTTGATGAAGCTCCGCAGTTGCTTCAGGATGTAGGCTATATTCCGCTTACTTCCGAAGAATACAACAGGGAGAAAGAGAAATTTGCAGCTTTCGTTAAAGAAAATTCAGCTGAGTAA
- the phoU gene encoding phosphate signaling complex protein PhoU translates to MISLDQHREALNQAGLEMMELCMKQLENAREAFFNHDSDLAEEVLHTENRVNALDLKIDRDCERFIALHNPVASDLRFVLALRKINFDLERVGDHAYGISNYIVKIDTQIEARLLERMRVEEMFSTALSMLDDIALAYTEADTKVARKVFKKDKILNEINMKSFAIISEEVKADPQVIDQVMLLFSVIKKVERIGDLITNIAEEIIFFREAEVLKHRKKKGGRKKDS, encoded by the coding sequence ATGATTAGTCTGGACCAACATAGAGAGGCATTGAATCAGGCAGGGCTTGAAATGATGGAGCTTTGCATGAAGCAACTGGAAAATGCCAGAGAGGCATTTTTTAATCACGACAGCGATCTTGCCGAAGAAGTGCTGCATACCGAAAACCGCGTAAATGCGCTCGATCTTAAGATTGACCGCGATTGTGAACGCTTTATTGCCTTGCACAACCCGGTGGCCAGCGACCTGCGTTTTGTGCTGGCTTTAAGGAAGATCAATTTTGACTTGGAGCGGGTGGGGGACCATGCCTACGGAATTTCCAATTATATTGTGAAGATTGATACCCAAATCGAGGCTCGATTGCTCGAGAGAATGCGGGTGGAAGAAATGTTCTCCACCGCATTGTCAATGCTAGACGATATTGCCCTGGCTTATACTGAAGCCGATACCAAAGTGGCCCGAAAAGTATTTAAAAAAGACAAGATCCTCAACGAGATCAATATGAAGTCCTTTGCTATTATTTCTGAAGAAGTCAAAGCAGATCCGCAGGTGATAGATCAGGTGATGTTATTGTTTTCGGTCATCAAAAAGGTAGAAAGAATAGGCGATCTTATCACCAATATTGCTGAAGAGATCATCTTCTTCAGGGAAGCTGAAGTTTTGAAGCACCGCAAGAAAAAAGGCGGAAGGAAGAAGGATTCTTAG
- a CDS encoding M16 family metallopeptidase, producing MRSSVKFYFLAFLLNLYVGNALAQQTPEASRFEVDFETFTLDNGLKVIFYVDRSDPVVAVALTSHVGSAREKEGRTGFAHLFEHLLFLESENLGKGGLDKLSARIGGSGANGSTSRDRTNYFQTVPNDALEKMIWAEADKLGYFINTVTEPVLAKEKQVVKNEKRQRVDNQPYGHTQYVIDKNLYPKGHPYNWQVIGSLEDLQNATLADVKEFFNQWYVPNNVVLTIAGDFDTAQAKQWVEKYFGEIKRGPEIKDLEKRPANLQQTKKLYHEDNFARLPELTMAWPSVASYHPDAYALEVLANYLSEGKNAPFYKALVAGKKLTPNVQMFNYTSELAGQFMLQVRAYEGIDLDEVHLAVEETFKRFEAKGIPEKDLKRIKAGQETAFYSSLSSVLGKGFQLAQYEIFANDPGMINKEINYILAVTPQDVMRVYQKYIKDQPYVATSFVPKAQIELTLEGSELAEVEEEQIVMGAEQEFDLEEEVTYQRTPSSFDRTVEPPYGDSPQVKVPEIWEQNLQSGLEIYGITNSEVPLVQFMLEIKGGMLLEDPAKIGVSNLLADLLTKGTKNRTPQELEEAIELLGASIRVNATDEKMIISGSTLTRNFDETMELVKEILLEPRWDEEEFSLIKQQVISRIQQEKANPNNIASNEFRRLVYGEDHILSHNNIGNEDTVERITLQDLKAYYNNYLSPHLASFLVVGDIGKEEAVNGVKELTADWGVKNVIFKELPEVTAPAESKVYFYDIPGAKQSVLHIGYPALAETNEDFYPASVMNYRFGGGSFASQLTQELREGKGYTYGIRSGFNGSTFKGPFLISSGVRTNITFEAVDLIKEIAENYAESFNENDLEVTQGFMIKSNARKFETLGSKLQMLQEIKDYNRPKDYVLQQEETVRNITVPQIKALAEKYVDPNKMYYLIVGDAATQLDRLEQLGFGKPVLINSAEK from the coding sequence ATGAGATCATCTGTAAAGTTCTATTTTCTTGCATTCCTGCTGAACTTGTATGTAGGAAACGCGCTGGCACAGCAAACGCCCGAAGCATCCCGTTTTGAAGTCGATTTTGAGACATTTACGCTTGACAACGGACTTAAAGTCATTTTCTACGTTGACAGGTCAGATCCTGTAGTGGCGGTTGCCCTTACCAGTCACGTGGGTTCTGCCCGTGAAAAAGAGGGACGCACCGGGTTTGCCCATCTTTTTGAACACCTGCTCTTCCTGGAATCTGAAAATCTTGGAAAAGGCGGTCTGGATAAACTCAGTGCCCGCATTGGCGGCAGTGGCGCCAACGGGTCCACCAGCCGCGACCGCACCAATTATTTTCAAACTGTTCCAAATGACGCCCTTGAAAAAATGATTTGGGCAGAAGCCGATAAACTGGGGTATTTTATCAATACGGTTACAGAACCTGTTCTAGCCAAAGAAAAGCAGGTGGTAAAGAACGAAAAAAGGCAGAGAGTAGATAATCAGCCTTACGGGCACACCCAGTACGTGATCGATAAAAATCTATATCCAAAAGGCCATCCTTACAACTGGCAGGTGATAGGTTCCCTTGAAGATCTTCAAAATGCCACCCTGGCCGATGTTAAGGAGTTCTTCAATCAATGGTATGTACCCAATAATGTGGTGCTTACCATCGCAGGGGATTTTGACACAGCACAGGCAAAACAGTGGGTGGAAAAATATTTCGGGGAAATAAAAAGAGGACCTGAAATTAAGGACCTTGAGAAAAGGCCCGCTAATTTACAGCAGACAAAAAAGCTGTACCATGAAGACAATTTTGCCCGGCTTCCTGAATTGACAATGGCCTGGCCTTCTGTTGCTTCCTACCACCCGGATGCCTATGCCCTCGAAGTGCTGGCAAATTATCTTTCTGAAGGTAAAAATGCCCCGTTCTACAAAGCACTGGTGGCAGGTAAGAAATTAACTCCAAATGTACAGATGTTCAATTACACTTCTGAACTTGCCGGTCAATTCATGCTACAGGTGAGAGCTTACGAGGGCATAGATCTCGACGAGGTGCATCTGGCTGTAGAAGAAACCTTTAAAAGGTTTGAAGCTAAAGGTATTCCCGAAAAAGACCTGAAGCGTATCAAAGCAGGACAGGAAACTGCATTTTACAGCAGTCTTTCCAGCGTTCTTGGCAAAGGCTTTCAGCTTGCCCAGTATGAGATCTTTGCGAACGATCCGGGCATGATCAACAAAGAGATCAACTACATTCTCGCAGTGACCCCGCAGGATGTGATGAGAGTCTATCAGAAATACATTAAAGATCAACCTTATGTTGCCACCAGTTTTGTTCCAAAAGCTCAGATAGAGCTGACATTAGAAGGTTCAGAACTGGCTGAAGTTGAGGAGGAACAAATAGTAATGGGTGCCGAGCAGGAGTTCGATCTTGAGGAAGAGGTGACCTACCAAAGAACGCCGTCCAGTTTTGACCGAACTGTAGAACCTCCATACGGAGATTCACCTCAGGTAAAGGTTCCCGAAATTTGGGAGCAAAATCTGCAGTCTGGACTTGAGATTTACGGTATCACTAATTCTGAAGTACCTCTTGTACAGTTCATGCTCGAGATCAAAGGAGGAATGTTACTTGAAGACCCTGCAAAGATTGGCGTGTCCAATCTTCTGGCCGACCTCCTCACTAAGGGAACAAAAAACCGCACGCCGCAGGAACTCGAAGAAGCCATTGAACTGTTGGGTGCCAGCATTCGGGTGAATGCTACAGATGAAAAAATGATCATTAGCGGTAGCACCCTCACCAGGAATTTTGATGAGACAATGGAGCTTGTTAAGGAGATTCTTTTAGAGCCGCGTTGGGATGAGGAAGAATTTTCACTTATCAAACAGCAGGTGATAAGCAGGATTCAGCAGGAGAAAGCTAATCCAAACAACATTGCTTCAAATGAATTTAGAAGGCTTGTTTACGGCGAAGATCATATCCTGTCTCACAACAATATTGGAAATGAGGATACAGTTGAAAGAATAACGCTTCAGGATCTAAAGGCTTACTACAACAATTATCTTTCTCCACATCTCGCTTCTTTCCTGGTGGTGGGAGATATTGGAAAAGAGGAAGCAGTAAACGGCGTGAAAGAACTCACCGCGGACTGGGGTGTCAAAAATGTCATTTTTAAGGAGCTTCCTGAAGTAACTGCCCCGGCTGAATCCAAGGTTTACTTTTATGATATTCCCGGCGCAAAACAATCTGTATTGCATATTGGATATCCAGCTTTAGCTGAAACCAATGAGGATTTCTATCCTGCAAGCGTAATGAACTACCGTTTTGGGGGCGGAAGTTTCGCTTCCCAACTCACACAGGAATTAAGGGAAGGTAAAGGCTATACCTACGGAATCCGGTCCGGGTTCAATGGCAGCACATTTAAAGGTCCGTTTTTAATTTCGAGTGGTGTGAGAACCAATATCACCTTTGAAGCAGTTGATCTAATAAAAGAGATCGCAGAGAATTATGCCGAAAGTTTTAATGAAAATGACCTGGAGGTAACCCAGGGGTTCATGATAAAAAGTAATGCCCGAAAGTTTGAAACCCTGGGTTCTAAACTACAGATGCTTCAGGAAATAAAGGATTATAACAGGCCAAAAGATTATGTTTTACAGCAGGAAGAGACAGTGAGGAACATCACTGTTCCGCAGATTAAAGCCCTGGCAGAAAAATATGTTGATCCAAATAAAATGTATTACCTCATCGTGGGAGATGCAGCTACCCAACTGGACCGGCTGGAGCAGTTAGGTTTTGGAAAACCGGTGCTTATAAACTCTGCCGAAAAATAG
- a CDS encoding M14 family metallopeptidase, protein MNKITALFTTVLLSFQFAFTQQSPKEFLGYPLGTSFTRHQKVVDYFAHVAENSQLVQYHKYGETYEGRPLTYAVISSEENLQNLEQIRQSHLQNAGLTEANANIPSKKGIVWLSYNVHGNEASSTEAAMKTLYELVTQKQNWLEDLVVIMDPAVNPDGRDRYVNWYKQVKATPFNTSPMAVEHNEPWPGGRPNHYLFDLNRDWAWATQTETRQRLKLYNQWMPHIHVDFHEQGKNNPYYFAPAAEPLHDVITPFQREFQKEIGLNHARYFDEEGWLYFTKEWFDLLYPSYGDTYPTYMGAIGMTYEQAGQVGLAIETEQGYDLSLVDRVQHHHTTGLSTLEIAAQNADRLHAEFSNFYDNSGKNAVSYVLSGQPDKLDLLKELLDRHEITYSTVQPGKVRGFNALEQKKQTVNLGANALVVSTAQPKGKMVRVLMEPSTSLTDSLTYDITAWSLPYAYGLDVLSTESSVPVTAAKANDVKNVPMPGAAAYISGWSSMKDARFLSALLEAGIRVRFTETALETSGKKFAPGSLIITKSDNRNKQDFDELLTRIANEHERSLTVANTGFSTSGPDLGSSQVKIINTPRIGILRGDGISSLNYGELWYFFEQELNYPVTSIDTGYFWDTDLSKLDILVLPAGNYSELFDEDRLLKLKGWVRNGGKVIAIESALDAFAGKSEFNLNKKKEQDSLPKPNLVPYAQREREQIKNLITGSIIETKMDKTHPMAFGYNNTYLSLKLGSDSYSLLSKGQNVGYLQDSPNIVAGFAGSKAKEKIKNSLSFGVEPMGEGSIIYMVDNPLFRAFWQNGKLLFVNSIFFVDNSEILNYANN, encoded by the coding sequence ATGAACAAAATTACGGCGTTATTCACAACAGTTTTATTGAGTTTTCAATTCGCCTTTACGCAGCAGTCGCCCAAAGAATTTTTGGGCTACCCGCTGGGCACCAGCTTTACGCGGCACCAAAAAGTAGTCGATTATTTTGCACATGTGGCCGAAAACTCCCAGCTGGTTCAATACCATAAATACGGTGAAACTTATGAAGGCCGCCCGCTCACCTATGCGGTTATTTCTTCGGAAGAAAACCTGCAAAACCTGGAGCAAATCAGGCAAAGTCATCTGCAGAATGCGGGTTTAACCGAAGCTAATGCTAACATACCTTCCAAAAAGGGCATTGTCTGGCTTAGTTATAATGTACACGGCAACGAGGCTTCGAGTACAGAAGCCGCTATGAAAACCCTTTACGAACTGGTCACTCAAAAGCAGAACTGGCTTGAAGATCTTGTAGTGATCATGGATCCTGCCGTTAATCCCGATGGCCGGGACCGGTATGTGAACTGGTACAAACAGGTAAAAGCCACTCCCTTCAACACCTCTCCCATGGCCGTTGAACACAATGAGCCCTGGCCTGGCGGCAGGCCCAACCACTATTTATTTGACCTTAACCGCGACTGGGCCTGGGCTACTCAAACCGAAACCAGGCAGCGCCTAAAGCTCTATAACCAATGGATGCCCCACATTCATGTTGATTTCCACGAACAGGGAAAAAATAACCCGTACTACTTCGCACCTGCAGCCGAGCCCCTGCACGATGTGATCACTCCTTTTCAGAGGGAATTTCAAAAAGAAATAGGGCTAAACCACGCCCGTTACTTTGATGAAGAAGGCTGGCTGTATTTCACAAAAGAATGGTTTGACCTGCTTTATCCCAGCTATGGCGACACTTACCCCACTTACATGGGGGCGATTGGAATGACCTATGAACAGGCCGGACAGGTTGGACTGGCCATAGAAACTGAGCAGGGCTACGACCTCAGCCTCGTTGACAGGGTGCAGCATCACCATACTACCGGACTCTCAACACTGGAGATCGCCGCGCAAAACGCAGACCGACTCCATGCTGAATTTTCAAATTTTTACGATAACAGCGGAAAGAATGCAGTGAGTTACGTGCTTTCAGGACAGCCCGATAAGCTTGACCTGCTGAAAGAACTGCTAGACCGCCACGAAATTACCTACTCCACCGTACAGCCTGGAAAAGTGAGAGGTTTTAACGCTCTTGAACAGAAAAAACAAACAGTAAATTTAGGTGCAAACGCACTGGTGGTAAGTACAGCCCAACCAAAAGGAAAAATGGTACGTGTACTGATGGAACCTTCTACCAGCCTCACAGATTCCCTAACTTACGACATTACCGCGTGGAGCCTGCCCTATGCCTATGGCCTTGATGTTTTAAGTACTGAATCTTCGGTTCCGGTTACTGCTGCTAAGGCCAACGATGTGAAAAATGTACCGATGCCCGGGGCTGCTGCCTATATTTCTGGCTGGAGCAGCATGAAAGATGCTAGGTTCCTATCGGCGCTGCTTGAGGCCGGAATCAGGGTGAGGTTCACTGAAACAGCTTTGGAAACTTCGGGGAAAAAATTTGCTCCGGGCAGCCTCATCATCACAAAAAGCGACAACCGAAACAAACAGGATTTTGATGAACTTCTTACCAGGATTGCAAACGAACACGAAAGATCACTCACTGTTGCCAACACCGGATTTTCCACCTCGGGGCCCGATCTGGGTTCTTCTCAGGTAAAAATCATAAACACCCCAAGAATTGGCATTTTACGAGGAGATGGCATTTCCTCGCTTAACTATGGAGAGCTTTGGTATTTCTTTGAGCAGGAACTCAATTACCCCGTTACCTCAATTGATACCGGGTACTTTTGGGACACAGATCTTTCCAAACTCGATATACTTGTGCTTCCGGCAGGAAATTATTCCGAGCTTTTCGATGAAGACAGGCTTTTAAAACTTAAGGGCTGGGTGAGAAATGGCGGAAAAGTAATTGCCATTGAAAGTGCCCTTGACGCTTTTGCCGGTAAAAGCGAATTCAACCTGAACAAGAAAAAGGAACAGGACAGCCTCCCAAAGCCAAACCTTGTTCCTTATGCTCAAAGGGAAAGGGAACAGATCAAAAATCTTATTACCGGAAGCATCATTGAAACCAAAATGGACAAAACTCATCCCATGGCCTTTGGGTATAATAATACTTATTTAAGTCTTAAACTTGGGAGTGACAGCTACAGCCTGTTAAGTAAAGGACAAAATGTGGGATACCTTCAGGATTCCCCGAACATAGTGGCCGGTTTTGCAGGTAGTAAGGCAAAGGAAAAAATTAAAAATTCCCTGAGCTTCGGGGTAGAACCAATGGGTGAAGGAAGTATTATTTATATGGTAGACAATCCATTGTTCCGTGCTTTCTGGCAAAATGGAAAACTTCTTTTCGTAAACTCCATTTTCTTTGTAGATAACAGTGAAATTTTAAACTACGCTAATAATTAA
- a CDS encoding calcium/sodium antiporter: protein MLIDILLLLVGFVALIYGANFLVDAASSLAARWGVPSIVIGLTIVAFGTSAPELVVNVFAATTGSTDMVLGNVLGSNIFNVLGILGISALIYPLTVKSNTTWIEIPLSLLAAICVFVIASDVVLDGATTNLISRSEGIVLLLFFLIFLVYNLMVAKSGGADEEIETKSYSVGKAILFIILGLAGLVIGGRLIVTSAVSIAEVIGLSERVIGLTVVSIGTSLPELATSVIAVRKKNVDIAIGNVVGSNIFNIFLILGISGTIVPLDINPATFFDILVNIVTGLLLFIFVFTGRGRSIERWEGAVFVMGYVAYVTYLII from the coding sequence ATGCTAATAGATATTCTTCTACTCCTTGTAGGTTTTGTTGCTCTTATTTATGGAGCTAATTTTCTGGTGGATGCTGCTTCAAGCCTTGCCGCACGTTGGGGAGTACCCAGCATTGTGATTGGTTTGACCATTGTTGCATTTGGTACTTCGGCACCCGAGCTGGTAGTGAATGTCTTTGCTGCCACCACCGGTAGTACAGATATGGTGCTGGGCAACGTGTTGGGAAGTAATATTTTCAACGTCCTGGGGATCCTTGGAATCTCTGCCCTTATCTATCCGCTTACGGTAAAAAGCAATACCACCTGGATTGAAATTCCGCTGAGTTTACTGGCGGCAATTTGTGTGTTTGTCATAGCCTCTGATGTTGTTCTTGACGGTGCAACCACAAATCTTATCTCACGAAGTGAAGGTATTGTTTTGCTCCTGTTCTTCCTCATCTTCCTGGTTTATAACCTTATGGTGGCCAAAAGCGGGGGTGCCGATGAGGAAATTGAAACCAAAAGTTACAGCGTGGGAAAAGCAATTCTCTTTATAATTCTGGGTCTTGCCGGATTAGTAATTGGCGGCAGGTTAATAGTTACCAGTGCTGTAAGTATTGCTGAAGTTATTGGCCTTTCTGAAAGGGTTATTGGCCTTACCGTAGTGTCTATAGGAACTTCCCTGCCCGAACTTGCAACTTCTGTGATCGCCGTGAGGAAAAAGAATGTGGATATTGCCATAGGAAACGTGGTAGGCTCCAACATTTTCAACATCTTTTTGATCCTTGGAATTTCCGGGACCATAGTTCCGCTGGATATCAATCCCGCTACCTTCTTTGATATTTTGGTGAACATAGTGACAGGTTTGCTGCTCTTTATTTTTGTTTTTACCGGAAGAGGTCGCAGTATCGAACGCTGGGAAGGCGCAGTATTTGTTATGGGCTACGTGGCCTATGTTACCTATTTAATAATTTAA
- the pstB gene encoding phosphate ABC transporter ATP-binding protein PstB, which translates to MKENKDTLDKSLKRKHKLQAKGVKVFYDDFMAIKGIDMNIRANKITAFIGPSGCGKSTFLRLFNRMNDYVDGFSMEGEILIDGENIYKKKVNVEQLRKQVGMVFQKPNPFPKSIYENVAYGLKIQGIKDKAFLQNKVEESLKQVGLWNEVQDDLNKSALALSGGQQQRLCIARTLAVEPSIILMDEPTSALDPISTAKIEELIYELKEKYTIVIVTHNMQQAGRISDYTAFFYMGELIEYDKSKKLFTNPEKQQTENYITGRFG; encoded by the coding sequence ATGAAAGAAAATAAAGATACATTAGATAAGTCCCTCAAGAGAAAACATAAACTTCAGGCAAAAGGCGTGAAGGTTTTCTATGATGATTTTATGGCTATCAAAGGGATAGACATGAACATTAGGGCCAACAAGATCACGGCTTTTATCGGGCCTTCGGGCTGTGGAAAATCGACTTTCCTCAGGCTCTTTAACCGAATGAACGACTATGTTGACGGCTTTAGCATGGAGGGGGAGATCCTTATAGACGGAGAGAATATTTACAAGAAAAAAGTAAATGTGGAACAGCTAAGAAAACAGGTGGGAATGGTTTTCCAAAAGCCTAATCCTTTTCCCAAGTCCATCTATGAAAATGTCGCCTATGGATTAAAGATCCAGGGAATTAAAGACAAAGCCTTTCTTCAGAATAAAGTAGAAGAATCCCTAAAGCAGGTAGGTTTATGGAACGAAGTGCAGGATGACCTTAATAAATCGGCTTTGGCCTTGTCGGGCGGGCAGCAGCAGCGTTTGTGCATCGCCCGTACTCTTGCCGTAGAGCCTTCCATTATTTTGATGGATGAGCCTACCTCGGCATTAGACCCCATCTCAACAGCCAAGATCGAAGAGCTTATTTACGAGCTCAAGGAGAAATACACTATTGTAATTGTGACCCACAACATGCAGCAGGCAGGGAGAATCAGCGATTACACCGCATTTTTCTACATGGGCGAACTCATAGAATACGATAAATCCAAAAAGCTATTTACCAATCCCGAAAAACAACAAACCGAGAATTACATTACCGGTAGATTCGGATAA
- the pstA gene encoding phosphate ABC transporter permease PstA, which translates to MNNIKTNRLKDQAFKIWGIACTFLGLILLTIFIGSILIDGLQRIDWDFITSLPSRKAERAGIYTALMGSVWILVFTTIIALPLGIAAAIYLEEYAKQSRLSSLLEVNISNLAGVPSIIYGLLGLEVFVRIMEMGASVLAGSFTLALLILPIVIVATRESLKAVPKSIRDASFALGASKWQTVSQQLLPASFGGILTGVILALSRAVGETAPLIVIGALAYVPFAPESPMDEFSVLPIQIFNWISRPKHGFEINAAAAIIVLLLITFILNGIAVYFRNRWQSKFK; encoded by the coding sequence ATGAATAATATTAAAACAAACAGGTTAAAAGATCAGGCTTTCAAGATTTGGGGGATTGCCTGTACCTTCCTGGGGCTCATTCTTCTCACCATCTTTATAGGTTCAATTCTTATAGATGGACTGCAAAGGATTGATTGGGATTTTATCACGAGCCTTCCGTCGAGAAAAGCAGAAAGAGCCGGAATATATACCGCACTAATGGGAAGTGTATGGATCCTCGTGTTCACCACCATTATTGCCCTGCCCCTGGGAATTGCAGCGGCTATCTACCTGGAAGAATACGCCAAACAAAGCCGGCTTTCTTCTTTGCTGGAAGTCAATATCTCCAATCTTGCGGGAGTACCGTCAATCATCTACGGACTACTTGGCCTGGAGGTCTTTGTGCGCATCATGGAAATGGGTGCCAGTGTTTTGGCAGGAAGTTTTACGCTGGCCCTTTTGATTTTGCCCATTGTAATTGTAGCCACGAGAGAAAGTTTAAAGGCGGTGCCAAAATCTATAAGAGATGCTTCCTTTGCCCTGGGAGCTTCAAAGTGGCAAACAGTTTCCCAACAACTGCTGCCGGCATCTTTTGGAGGCATACTCACGGGAGTGATTTTAGCCCTTTCAAGAGCGGTGGGAGAAACTGCGCCGCTAATTGTTATTGGAGCACTGGCCTATGTGCCGTTTGCGCCCGAATCTCCCATGGATGAATTTTCAGTATTGCCCATACAGATCTTTAACTGGATCTCCCGCCCCAAACACGGCTTTGAGATCAACGCAGCCGCAGCCATAATCGTCCTGCTTTTAATTACATTTATTCTGAATGGAATTGCAGTGTATTTCAGGAACAGGTGGCAGAGTAAATTTAAATAG
- the pstC gene encoding phosphate ABC transporter permease subunit PstC, giving the protein MRKIKETLIEKSLLGSALVTIAVTVGIILVLSIEAVNFFREVSIVDFLTDTQWTPLYTDKHFGILPLLSGTLLTSFIAIIFAVPVGLSISIYISEYAPRSFRKTIKPALELLAAVPTVVYGFFALTVVTPFLQSFIPGLSGFNSLSAGLVMGIMIIPFISSLSEDALHAVPNSLREAAYGMGSTKLQNAFRVLVPAASSGIIVSIILAISRAIGETMIVAIAAGQQPRLTLDPTVPVETITAYIVQVSLGDVQHGSLEYRTIFAAGITLFIFTFLLNTVSYRIRKKFREKYE; this is encoded by the coding sequence ATGCGAAAAATAAAAGAAACGCTAATAGAAAAGAGCCTTTTGGGAAGTGCTCTGGTTACTATTGCAGTGACTGTTGGTATCATCCTGGTACTTTCTATAGAAGCCGTAAATTTCTTTAGAGAGGTTTCCATTGTCGATTTCCTCACAGATACACAATGGACGCCACTGTACACCGACAAGCACTTTGGGATACTGCCGTTGTTGTCGGGGACCCTGTTAACCTCTTTCATTGCCATCATATTTGCGGTGCCGGTGGGCTTGTCTATCAGTATTTATATTAGCGAGTACGCGCCGCGAAGCTTCAGGAAGACAATTAAACCTGCTTTGGAATTGCTGGCTGCCGTGCCAACCGTGGTATACGGGTTTTTTGCCCTAACCGTGGTTACGCCTTTCCTGCAGTCGTTTATTCCGGGGCTTTCGGGTTTTAATTCCCTGTCTGCCGGCCTGGTGATGGGGATCATGATCATTCCTTTCATCTCGTCGTTAAGTGAAGATGCTTTGCATGCGGTACCCAATTCTTTGCGGGAAGCCGCTTACGGCATGGGTTCCACCAAGTTGCAAAATGCCTTTCGGGTACTGGTTCCTGCAGCTTCATCGGGGATTATAGTTTCTATCATCCTTGCTATTTCGCGGGCCATTGGGGAAACCATGATCGTGGCCATTGCGGCGGGGCAACAGCCCAGGTTAACTTTAGACCCTACAGTTCCCGTAGAAACCATTACCGCTTACATAGTTCAGGTGAGCCTGGGCGATGTGCAACACGGCTCCTTGGAGTACCGTACCATCTTTGCTGCCGGGATCACTCTTTTCATCTTTACCTTCCTGCTCAACACCGTGAGTTACAGGATTAGGAAAAAATTCAGGGAGAAATATGAATAA